ATAAGGAACAGGAATTTCAGCCAACCATGGCGCGATTAAATGCTTCGGTCATGAATTTGGCTGTAATTGCAATTTTGTTGCCCACAGCCGCAAATTTTACGACTGTGGGGATTAGTGAAGAAATTTTACAAAAGCTATCGATTTCAGTGGCGATCGTCCTGATTATCGTCTATTGTCTAACACTTCTATTCTCGATGAAAACCCATGCCTATCTCTATGACGTAGGCAAATCAGAAGCAGATGATGTGGAGGAAGAAGAAGGGCATCCACAGGAAATCAATCTTAAATTGTGGATTTCAGTTCTACTGGGAGTAACTTTGTTGGTTGCTTTGGAATCTGAGCTTTTAGTGGGAACTTTAGAAGAGGCAACAGCCCAACTCGGCTTAACAGAACTATTTACTGGGGTAATCGTCTTGCCAATTATCGGTAATGCTGCTGAGCATACAACGGCGATTACGGTAGCGATGAAGAACAAAATGGAACTATCGGTATCGGTTGCCGTGGGTTCGAGTATGCAAATCGCGCTATTTGTTGCTCCGTTGCTGGTGATTATCGGTTGGTTTATGGGTCAACCTATGGATTTAAATTTTAATCCATTTGAGTTAGTGGCGGTTGCTGTGGCGGTACTGATTGCCAACTCGATTAGTTCTGATGGGCGATCGAATTGGCTAGAGGGGTCTTTGCTAGTAGCAACATACGCAATTCTAGGCTTTGCATTCTATTTTCAACCAGTCTAAACAAAAGCGGCGCATTGCGCCGCTTTTGTTTTAATCGCTATACAATCTCCGAAAGCGTGGATCAAGTTTGGCGCTTTTCTCTCGATTACATTTTGCACAAAGAGTTTGAAGATTACTCAAGTCATTAGCTCCACCTTGTGCTAGCGGGATAATGTGATCAACTTGTAAGCTTTTAGCAGTAAGGTCAATTTTGTGACAGCTTTGACATTGATAATTATTCCTCTCAAAAACACATTTTCTAGCTTCAGGGGGGATTTTTATGCGCGACGTTTTATCAGTCATAGATATAGAATTGGTGATTTATACAAGTTAAATTCTAGCTAAGATAACGTAGTCATCAAGAATATAATAACAATCAAATCTTAAATTAAATAGACTCTTTTTGATTGGAGAAAGATGTTTTTGAAGAGGTAAATTTTCTTTTGCAAATTCATGAATAAGCATATTCATTTTTCCTCTCTGCATAGTAGAGTCTACTCGTTTATACCAAACCAACTTCAAAGAAAATGAGTCAATAAAGTCTTGAATGATTTCAGCTTCGATTTCTTTTGTTTTTCTCTTCTCATCAAACAGAGAAAATAGTTTACTAGCTTGCACAATTAAGATAACATAACCATCCTTAGCAAGATGCTTTTGAAAAATATCTGAATAGATTTGTGTGGAAGTTGCTCGGCGATCATACTCCCAAAAGAAACAGTGAGAGACAACGATAAAATCAAAAAACTCTACAGGTAAATTGTCAACTTTTTGTTTGTAGTAATCGAACAAGTTAGAACTATCTAATCTCCAGAAAGTATTACTAGATGGATGATTATCTGAAGTGTATTCTTGCCAAAATTCTAAACCTATTTTTAAGAATAAATCTTGTTGTTCTAATGCATGATAATTTATATGCATCGAAGTTTCTAATCCACTCTTATGAAGACGTTCAATTAAGCCTGCTAGTCCATACAACATCGTTCCATGGCCTGCGGCGACATCTAAAATCTTTAAGTTGTTTTTTAACTTGCCAGAGCGGTAAATTAAAAACCATGCAAGATAGCTACAGTAAGTATTATCTAGGAAATACTCTAATAAATATACATATTCAATTAAAGGATAACTGTAATCAGGATCTTTACCTAATTTAACTTTTTTAAGTTCTTGATAGGCTAATCGAATTTCATCTGGATGATAGTCACTAAGATTCCTATTTATATAATTTGCTAGCTTAGATTCCAACTCATCAAAAACTTCATTGTCAATTCCTGTGAATTGTAAAAATTCAGTATCTCCAGATTCAAATCTAAATTTTGTCTCGTGACAAATAAATTTAACAATCTCAGAATTAACTTCAATCGTGTCATTTGCTAACTTTGTTGTAACAGGTAGAGCAACTAAATTTTGACTCTCATGGATTTCTGATACTCGCTTGCGTAAGCCTAGAGTCTCTTTTTTATAAATATCTAAACTGGAAATCAGTCTTTGATTTTCCAGATATAGAGATTCTAGAATAGAAAGATTAGCATCAGATTTTTGGATTTCCTGAAATATTTTTTCGGCAAGCTTAAACTTTTTCCCCTTTAAAGCAGATGAAAACTGGTAGGAACGCCACCAGCTTTTAAACAAATTAATCATTAGTCATACCCAAATCCGTTTTTTCCTTCCCTTATGTCTATATTAGGCGAAAAGTTAACCAAATCACACAATTCTTGCTTAAATATCTCATATTGTTCTGCTTCATTGTCATACCACCAAGCATATTTAGATTGCAAAGCGATCGCTTCTTCACGGGTACTAGCAACTAACGACTTCTTTTGGTTAGCATGAAAAGGCTGGATGACAATTCTTTCGGCGATCGCTAATTTTTGTAAAAAGGCTTTCTTCTCTTCAGGTAGTGTGGGTAAAAGTGGGGTGATTGTAACTGAATATTTGGCACTAGAAAGACTATGTTGAAGCTTACCAAGAGCTTGTAATCTGGCAATAATACTCGGTGACTTTGGTTCAAAGTCTTTTCTTACTGACTCGCTACCTGTAGGAATACTAATATTAATTCGTAGGTATTGCAGCTTTTGCAAAATATCAATGTCTCGGACAATCATCGGACTACGGGTCTGAATCACCAGTATTGGCTGAAATTTGGTCATCACCTCTAAAAGTTGCCGCGTCAGTTTTTGCTTTGACTCAATCGCTTGATATGGGTCAGTAACGCTACTCATATAAATACGAGGCGGAATATCTGGATGTTTTCTTTTCCATCGAGCTAACTCTAATTCCAATAATTCAACAGCATTTTGTTTGATGATTACCCAGTCACCCCATTCCTTCCTAAGCTTTTGATTTGGGCTAAAGGCTGCTGCATAGCAATAACTACAGCCATATTGACAGCCTTGATATGGGTTTAAAGTAAAGTCATAAGCATTGATAAATCCGCTTGCCTTGGTGAGCAAAGATTTCGCATCTTTAGTGTAAATTGCAGCTTTTCCGAATAGCATAGTTGTCTATCACATTAGTTTAGATAGCCAGTAATTAAGAAGTCTGTACCAACTTGTTGAAACTGCGATCGCTCTAGACTCATCGCGTCAGTCATCATCATTAATCCTAGATCATCAATAGGACTAGGAGCCGTAAATCCCCCGATCAACTTAGGCGCAATAAAAGCATAAACTTTTTGTACCATCTTAGCCTTAATGGCGGATGCACCTAAACGCCCTCCGCATTCCCATAAAACTGTATTACAACCTCGCTTACCCAAATCTTGCATCACAAATTCAGGAGATATATCCTCTAGTTCAAGAACTTCAACTTGGCGATCGCGTAGCTTTTGCTTTAATTGAGGATTGATATTAGGTAGAGTGACTAGCAAAGTTTTTTCAGTGTCTGTAACTTTCCATAAATTCGCTTCATCAGGTAGATCACAACTTTGAGTTACTACTACTCGCAAAGGGGAATGTACACTCAATCCATGAGTATTTAAGTGGGGATTATCGAGCCTAACAGTATTGCCACCTGTAATAATTGCATCACATCCCACTCTCAAGTCATGCACTAAAAGCCGCGCTTCTGCACCAGTAATCCAATAGCTATGCCCAGAAGTCGTCGCGATTTTGCCATCAAGAGTCATCGCGTATTTAAAAATGCCAAAGGGTAAATTCGTTTTCATGCGATAGAAGAATGCTTCATTGAGATTCCAGCATTGCTGTTCTAAAATACCTGTAGTAACTTTCACACCTGCCGCCAGCAAGCGATCGCGACCAGTGCCAGATACTTGTGGATTAGCATCGATCGCACCAATGACCACCTCACCAATTCCTGCTTTGATAATAGCTTCCGAACAAGGCGGCGTGCGTCCGTAATGATTGCAAGGCTCTAGATTGACATATAAAGTAGCATCTTGTAAATCTTCACCCGTTTGCTGCGCGGCGCGAATTGCAAATATCTCTGCATGAGGTTCCCCTGCCCTAGGATGGAATCCTTCCCCTAATATCTGTCCATTTCTCACAATTACACTTCCCACCATTGGATTTGGTGCTGTTTGTCCTCGTGCCTTTTTCGCCAAATCAATACAGCGTTGCATCCAGCGATCGTGCTGCGTGGTTGACTCTTGATCTATGTTTTCTAACATGTAGACTTTATCTGAAAAATTATAAATGTATAGTCTGTGCTAAAGCCCCTCCCATTTTACCATTGCACCAACTTCCCCAGATTGTCGAAAAATGCTTGTGATTGCCTAAAATAGATTAATCAGTAACCCTACAAGTTGCTGGTTAATCTATTTTAGGCATTGTCATCATGAATTTATGGATTGAGGGTGGTAGTTGGAGTGGCAAGACTGAGCGCCTAGTTCAGAAGTTTAGTGATTGGGCTGAAACAGATTTTGCTTACCAAGCAAATCCTCAAGCAGCATCGCAAAGAGTTTTAGCTCTCACTGTCGATTCCCAACAACGTCGCCACCTTAGCGATCGCCTGATGATTGCTACCCATGGCAGCTATCCCGTCACCGCCATAACTCCCCTTAGTTTTTTTCGTGATGAAGTGCGGTTGTTCTGGACATTGTTAGTTAAGAACCTAGATTTTAAAGCTCAGTTTCCCTTACTTCTGAGAGTTGAGAATGAGCAAGAACTTGCGAATAAGCTCTGGAAAAATCGCATCGAAACGGGAACTCTGCTAATGGAAGGGGTTGGGCGCGATCGCCTTGTACGTAGATTATTAGATTTGTTTCTATTGGCGGCTTATGGGGGGCGTGAGATCACTGAAATTCCTGCAATTTTAAATGCTGGTATCGAGACTAATGTGATCGACAATCTTGAAGATACTGAGAACAACATATTAGAACAATGGCAAGAAATTGGTGAAGCTTTACTAGAGTGGCGCAAATATTGCTGGGATCGCGGATTGCTTACCTATGGAATCATTACGGATTTGTTTGCTCATTACTTACTTCCCAATCCTCAATATCAACGGAAACTCAAAGAGAGATTTCGATATATAATTGTTGATCGCGCCGATGAGATGCCAGCGATCGCCTGTGACTTATGCAAGTTTCTGCTTAAGAATGGGGCGATTGGAATGTTTACTTTTAATCCTGATGGATCGGCAAGGTTGGGATTAGGAGCAGATCCTGAATATTGGCAAGTACTTAAAGCTGAATGCGAAATCATCAATTTACCCCATGCTGACAATACTTTGGGTGCTAAAGTCTCTGAATCAGTTCTACAAGTCGTCAACGAACCAATTTTACAATTTATTGAACCTTACGCTAACATTCATTCCATTGAATCAGTTTCACGGGCTAAGCTATTCCGTAATGTTGCCGAAACGATTGTGGAAGCGATCTCCTCTGGAGCAGTCAAAGCCAACGAGATCGCAATCATTGCCCCCGGTTTAGATAATATTGCCAATTACGCAATTATTGAAATTCTTCGCAAAAAGAATATTAAGATTACGCCCCTCGACGATCAACGGCCATTATCCTATTCGGCTCAAGTGCGATCGCTACTAACTCTAATCTCACTGGTCTATCCCAATCTCGGTCAACTGGTTAGCCGAGATCACATTGCCGAGATGTTGGTGGTAATTACTGAAGCGATCGATCCAGTGCGGGCTGGAATGCTCGCTGACTATTGCTTTGCTAGACATCCCGAAACTCCGCAACTCCTAGAAGCTGAAACCTATAATCAATGGAATCGCCTTGGCTATGCAGCCACTCAAGCCTACGAAAAATTACGGCAATGGATAGAACAACAATCGCCCAAGGATGCTCCATTATTATTTATAGATCGTGCTATTCAGGCTTTCTTTAAACCACGCAAGCTTAATTATGAACATACAGCGACTTTACAATCACTGATTGAAACTGCTCAGTACTATTGGCAACTGGGATATCGCCTCGATCTAGAAGATGCGGTCATTCTCGAAAATTTTATTCAACTAATTCGGCAAGGTACTGTCACGGCAAATCCCTATGCCCCTAATCAACCTGAAGATAGCGTAGTCCTCGCGACAATTATCCAATATCGGATGGCAAGACCAAACCCCGCACATCGTTGGCAATTTTGGTTAGATGCTAGTTCTGATCTTTGGTTACAGGGTGGAGCCGCGTCTCTATTTGGTGCGCCGCTTTTTCTTAAGGGTTGGAATGGGGAACGATGGACAATCGAGAATCAACGTGATGCCGATATGCAAAGGTTACAGAGATTGCTTAGGGATTTGCTGGATCGCACAGGCGATCGCTTATATCTCTGTCACAGTGAACTCAGCACTAATGGACAGATCCAAAACGGGGTATTACTTCCACTAATTGAGATTAGCACCACAATCTCTTCCGATGATATTCAAGAAACCATTTAAGAATTACTTGCTGCGATTAAAAGCCAAGCAGGGCAACCACGGGGCGATTGCCCCTACCTAAAAAATTTAGAACCTTGTAAGGGCTGCGCCCCCGTGCCAGCCCAAGACTTACGCAATTGATGGAAATCCTTTTACCTAACAACAGTTATGATTAGGACTTACTAGAATACAAACTACGGGAGTTATTGGTGTCAAAGTCTTTATTTGATCAGGCAAGCGAGAGACTAGCCGATGCGATCGCCCATGTGAATATTTCTGAAGATGCGATCGAGCGATTAAAATCTCCGAAAGCAAGTTTGCAGGTTTCTATTCCAGTGAGAATGGATGATGGAACCTTGAAAGTTTTTCAAGGCTATCGGGTGCGCTACAACGATTTGCGGGGACCAACGAAAGGAGGAATACGCTTCCACCCTAATGTAAATATGGATGAAGTAAAGTCCTTAGCATTTTGGATGACATTTAAGTGTGCGGCGGTAAATTTACCTTTTGGCGGCGCAAAGGGCGGCGTGGCTGTTGATCCAAAGCAGTTATCCAAGTTTGAATTAGAACGCCTTAGTCGTGGCTATATCGATGCGATCGCTGATTTTATCGGTGCAGATGTGGATATTCCTGCACCTGATGTGCAGACCAATCAGACGATTATGGGATGGATGGTGGATGAATATAGCAATATTCAACGACGGCTTTGTCCTGCCGCGATTACGGGCAAGCCGATCGCGATGGGTGGCAGTCTGGGACGCGAAACCGCAACAGGATTGGGAGCTTTTTTTGCGATTGAAACTTTGCTGCCATTGTTGAAAATGCAACGTGAAAGGACAACCGTGGCAGTGCAAGGCTTTGGAAATGTAGGTGCAGCGATCGCCGATCTGTTGAGCAAGGCAGGTTACAAAGTTGTGGCGGTCAGTGATTCTAAAGGAGGAATTTATGCTAAGCAAGGGTTAGATGTGCCGAGCATCATTAGCTATAAAAATTCGGCTCGCAGCTTTCAGGCTGTGTACTGTCAGGATTCAGTCTGTAATATTGTCGAACATCAAATCATTACCAATGAAGAATTACTCAAACTAGATGTCGATATCCTGATTCCTGCGGCGCTAGAAAATCAAATCACAGAACATAATGCTCACGAGATCCGCGCTAAATATATTTTCGAGATTGCCAATGGACCAGTCACACCTGCAGCAGATGCAATTTTAGAAAAACGCGGAATCATGGTATTTCCTGACATTTTAGTGAACGCAGGTGGTGTCACCGTCAGTTATTTTGAATGGGTACAAAATCGTAGTGGCTTGTATTGGACAATCGAAGAAGTCAACGATCGCCTGAAACACAGCATGATTGCCGAAACCTTGCGGATCTGGAAAATTGCTGACCAAAAACAAGTCTCCATGCGAACCGCAGCCTATGTCCATGCCTTGACGCGCCTCAGTGAAGCGATCGATGCTAAAGGAACAAGGGCTTATTACGCCCAATAATATCAAAACACGAAATAGCGTAGCCATTTCGTGTTTTGGTATTATTGGATTTTGTTTTTAATTCATAAAAGTTTCGCTATACTTTCATGGATTGCTGTAATACTAGAAGAATATCCAATGCTTTGCACTTGAATCCAAACAAAGAAAACGCTTGAAAGCATTGCTTAGCAATGCTTTCAAGCGTTTTTCTGTGGGTCATTTGATCGGCAATTGCTGTAAAATGGCTACGCCATTTTGTGCATTGGTATTAGACGGTTGCCGCAGTCCGCTTGCGTCTACCAGCACTCGCCGTTGCCGCACCTGTAGTAGTAACTACTTCACTATTCGCAGTCGTAACGTTACCATTACTTCCATTCTCAATCTTAGGAATCACTTTGCCGCTACCTGCTTTTAAAGTCACACCCAAAGCATTAGGCTTCGCGGCTGGAACAGGTGCAGATTGCGTAGAATTTGGAGGTGTTTGTAATAGGAACACGATTACTGGTTTGCTTTGGATTTGTTGGCGCAAGACACGGGTGAGGTCGCGCTCAAGTTGTCCACGTAAGCCAGTCCAGTCAACTTCTAGAGAACCAACATTACGAGCAAAGTTACCCCAAGAATTGGACAAGGAATTATCGATCGCCTTAGCAACTAGAGAAATAATCTGCGAATGTTCCATTGGTAGAACCACACCGCTTAGTTGAATATCAGGGGATGTGGCAAGCTTGCCATCCAGCCCAACGGATACGGCGATCGAGAAGATGCCTTCACCAGAAATCTGTTGGCGATCGCGCAATACATCACCCTTAACCATGCCATCGCGAGAAGAATCAACTAGTTCAACACCAGAGGGAACCTTATCGACAATTTTCATGTAGTCTTGGCAAACTTCAACCACATCACCATTTTCGGCAATCACGATATTTTCGCTAGGGATGCCCATTGCTTCCGCCATCCTTGCATGTTGTCTGAGCATTCTCAATTCACCGTGAGCAGGGAAGAAGAACTTTGGACGTACAAGGGCAAGCATCATCTTATGCTCTTCTTGAGATCCATGTCCTGAAACGTGAATACCTTTGTCATTACCATAAATCACATTAGCCCCTAGAGCCATCAAGCGATCAATCGTCCGCACCACAGGAATCGTGTTGCCAGGAATTGGATTAGCAGAGAAGATTACAGTGTCGCCTTGACGTACTTCCAATTGACGATGGCTGCAAAGGGACATTCTTGTCAATGCTGACATTGGCTCACCTTGAGAACCAGTAGTCAAAATTAGAATTTGATCGTCACGATAATGACGTAGATTTTGCAAAGGTTGGAACAAGTCGTCGCGGCACTTGATGTAACCAAGATTACGCGCATGGGCAATGACGTTAAGCATCGATCTGCCAACCACGCCAACTACCCGACCTTGCTTATCAGCGATATCCAAAATCATGTTCACACGATGTACAGAAGAGGCAAAGGTGGTGATAATCACTCGACCTTTTGCCATCATGATGTATTTCTCAAGGTTAGGATATACAGCCCTTTCCGAAGGCGTAATTCCAGGACGTTCAGCATTAGTAGAGTCACTAATCAAAGCCAATACGCCTTTTTCGCCATGTTCCGCAAGACGAGCAAGATCAAAGAATTCGCCATCAACAGGCGTATGGTCAATTTTGAAATCTCCAGAGTGAATCACCATCCCCGCAGGTGTATTAATGGCGATCGAGAAACTATCGGCGATCGAGTGAGTATTGCGAATGAATTCTACAAAGAAGTTAGTACCAACACGGACAATGTCGCGGGGCATAACACGGCGGAGTTCGGTACGATTTAGAACACCTGCTTCACGAAGTTTATCTTCCAGCAAAGCCATTGCTAAGCGAGGACCATAAATAACAGGAATTTCAAATTGCTTCAAATGGAATGAAATTGCACCGATATGATCTTCGTGACCGTGGGTGACGATCATACCCTTGATCTTATGTTTGTTTTCTCGCAGATAAGTCATATCAGGCAATACGACGTTTACTCCTGGCATCATGTTGTCAGGGAAAGACAAGCCCCCATCAAGGAGCATGATTTCGTCATTATATTCAAATACCCATGTATTTTTGCCAATTTCATGGAGTCCGCCGAGGGCAATGATTTTGAGTGCTGGTGCATTAGATGTAGTCATAAGTTATCTCTTGTGTAAAGTAAAAAGTAAAAGGTAAAAATTGAATATTCTGAATATTCAAGGTGATTCAATTTAATGGGTGAAGCTAAACTCTGTGGTTATAAGTACTTAGATAGAATGACTAAAAAGGTGTATTCCCCCCAAGTTCATAACTATCAGAAGTAATAAAGCTTTATGTCTCTAAATGTGAAGTTGTTAACCGTTGCTAGGAAAGAATGCCAACTTCTTGTAGTACAACTTTGAGCTTTGCTTCAAGGTCAGCATTACCAGCAACTAGAGGCGATCGCACTACGCCAGTATCTAATCCCAATAAGCGCAAAGCTAACTTGAGAGGAATCGGATTACTAGTTAAAAATAAAGCTTTAAACAAAGGAAAAAGTTGAATATGAATTTGCAATGCTTCTTGAACCTTGCCTGCGGCAAAGGATTGCATCATTGTTTGAAGTTGTTTGCCAACTAGATGGGAGGCAACGCTAACTACTCCCTTTGCACCCACCGCCATTAATGGCAATGTGAGAGAGTCATCGCCTGAATAGATCGCAAAATCGGCTGGTGTGAGGGCGCGAATTTGACTAGCTTGATCTAAATCACCAGTTGCTTCTTTAATCCCAATAATACTAGGGATCTCAGCTAGTTTGGCAACAGTCTCAGGTTCTAGTTTGCAGCCTGTGCGACTAGGAACATTATAGAGAAGAATCGGAAGCTCTGGTGCAGCTTCGGCGATCGCTCGAAAATGTTGATATAAACCTTCTTGCGGAGGCTTGTTGTAATACGGTGTTACTTGCAGTGTACCATCTAATCCGAGGTGTGCGGCTTTTTGAGTAGCCTCGATCGCTTCAGAAGTGGAATTTGATCCCGTACCTGCCATGATCTTCGCTTTACCAGCGATCGCCTGCTGTAACACCGAAAACAATTTGTATTCCTCATCCCAACTTAGGGTTGGTGATTCGCCTGTCGTACCGCACACGACAATCGTATCAGTTCCCGTCTCCACCAAATGCATGGCAAGTTGTTCTGCTTTCGTATAATCGACTTTCCCTTCTCTATCGAAAGGAGTAATCATTGCTGTTAGTAAACGCCCGAAATCGATTTCACTCATAGATACTCATAAATAGAAGCTTGCCAACTTAATTTTGCTAGCTAAATAGTGTTTTGCACTGTTTATTGGAGTTTATTAAATTAGATGAGAGACTTAGCAATCAGTAATTCGGCGATCTGAACTGCATTTAAGGCAGCTCCTTTCCGAATTTGATCGCCGCATATCCATAATTCCAATCCATTAGGGTGAGAGACATCTTGACGAATTCGCCCTACCAATACATCATCTTTACCGCTAGCATCAATCGGCATTGGGAAATAATTTTTCGTAAAGTCCTCTACCAACTCTACTCCAGATGCTGTAGCCAAAATTTCTCTAGCTTTGTCTGGGTTAAAGGGATGAGCAAACTCTAGATTAATTGCTTCAGAATGCGCTCGCAATACGGGAACCCGTACACAGGTAGCTGTGATCCGAATATCGTGATCGCCAATAATCTTGCGAGTTTCATTCACCATTTTCATCTCTTCCTCGCAATAGGAATTTTCTGTCATCGGTGAATTATGGGGGAACAGATTAAACGCAAGCGGATAGGGCAGGATCTCAGGTATAGCAGGCTCACCATTGAGTATTGCTTGAGATTGCACTTTCACTTCTTCCATTGCTCTTGCCCCTGCACCACTTGCTGACTGGTAAGTGGAGACGACGATGCGTTGGATTGGCTGCACCTGATGCAGGGGATATATGGCTACGGTCATCAAAATGGTCGTGCAGTTAGGATTGGCAATGATGCCTTTGTGCTGAAGAGCCGCTTCAGGATTGACCTCTGGCACAACTAGCGGTACATCAGGATGCATCCGAAAAGCACTGGAGTTATCAATGGAAATAGCTCCTGCCTTAGTGGCGATCGGTAACCATTTCTTAGAAATGCTTCCACCTGCGGAAGCAAGCACAATATCTATATCGTCAAAAGATGACTCAGTAACAGCCTCAATAATTAAATCTTGACCAGCAAAGGAGATCGACTTACCAGCCGATCGCTCTGAAGCCAAAAGCTTCAACTTACCTAAAGGAAAATTTCTTTCTTCTAGCAAAGCCAGAAGCTCTGTACCCACTGCGCCTGTCGCTCCAAGAATGGCAACGTTATATTTCCTACTCAATGAACCTCCAAAATAAAAACATCAAATTAGGTGGAAAACTTTTGCTAAGACGATGAAGTGACTTATGTATAGTTTCGTCATTTATGTCTTGCTTGACTATATATTAACAAACTTTCAGAATATTGCTAATTTTTTTGGCTAGGGACCTGTAAAAATTGCATCTTCAACATCTTGGCGACTGAGAGAATAGGGAAATGCGCGTTGAATTTCTTTGCCACCATAGGCATCTTGGATATAGCGCACACGGATATCTTCAACATCCATCACGATTTCTGCTTGCCATGACGATCGCGTAACACGCCAGACATTAGGATTCGACTGATCTTGGGAACATCCTTGCTCGTCTAGCCATGCTTCCAGCGCAGGCAAGGGATGATTATAGAGTGGGGTTGTAGGGGAGGGAAGCGCCATAGCAGACGAGTTTATAGGAATTGTCAAAGAATTTATGAAATGTTTTACGGGAAGTAAGTCCAAAAAACTGATACAGGTGTGATCGCTTCAGGTAAAAGGCGATCGCCTCTTAGTAGGGCAACTAAAACAACTAGTACTAAACAAGCAACTAGCGTAGCACCAATTAACAAGAGTGAAAATAGTTCACCACCAGATAATGGTCGATCAGAAGGTAAACCATCATCATCTGCCGTTTGGAGGTTTTTGGGTGTTTGTTTTTGGGATTTTACACCATTATCAAAGGTTGCGTACTGAAATCGGGAAAACTGAATACGGCGATCGTAAGCGCTGCGGCGCTCGGCATTACTAAGCGTTGCATAGGCTTCGTTAATTTGGCGAAAATTTTCAACGGCATCATCTTTAGGCAATTGGGTAGTATCAGGATGATAGAGCTTGCTAAGATCGCGATAAGCCCGACGAATATCGATTTCACTTGCCCAAGGAGTGACTCCGAGGATGGCGTAATAGGTTTTAGACATAGCACTTACAGATATAATCTACAGACAAAGCCTACAAGTAACAGCTACTTTCATTATGAAACCGATTTCAGGATTTTTAGAACCTTTGGCTCTAAAAATCCTGAAATCGGTTTCATAATTGTTCACCTTCTCAGTTGTGCTATTTTCATGCCTTGGACTCGCATTATCAGTGCTTTATTAGTTATTCCCCTCGTACTAGCGGCGATCGCCCTAGGTGGATGG
This genomic stretch from Pseudanabaena galeata CCNP1313 harbors:
- the dapA gene encoding 4-hydroxy-tetrahydrodipicolinate synthase gives rise to the protein MSEIDFGRLLTAMITPFDREGKVDYTKAEQLAMHLVETGTDTIVVCGTTGESPTLSWDEEYKLFSVLQQAIAGKAKIMAGTGSNSTSEAIEATQKAAHLGLDGTLQVTPYYNKPPQEGLYQHFRAIAEAAPELPILLYNVPSRTGCKLEPETVAKLAEIPSIIGIKEATGDLDQASQIRALTPADFAIYSGDDSLTLPLMAVGAKGVVSVASHLVGKQLQTMMQSFAAGKVQEALQIHIQLFPLFKALFLTSNPIPLKLALRLLGLDTGVVRSPLVAGNADLEAKLKVVLQEVGILS
- a CDS encoding aspartate-semialdehyde dehydrogenase; its protein translation is MSRKYNVAILGATGAVGTELLALLEERNFPLGKLKLLASERSAGKSISFAGQDLIIEAVTESSFDDIDIVLASAGGSISKKWLPIATKAGAISIDNSSAFRMHPDVPLVVPEVNPEAALQHKGIIANPNCTTILMTVAIYPLHQVQPIQRIVVSTYQSASGAGARAMEEVKVQSQAILNGEPAIPEILPYPLAFNLFPHNSPMTENSYCEEEMKMVNETRKIIGDHDIRITATCVRVPVLRAHSEAINLEFAHPFNPDKAREILATASGVELVEDFTKNYFPMPIDASGKDDVLVGRIRQDVSHPNGLELWICGDQIRKGAALNAVQIAELLIAKSLI
- a CDS encoding DUF3143 domain-containing protein, coding for MALPSPTTPLYNHPLPALEAWLDEQGCSQDQSNPNVWRVTRSSWQAEIVMDVEDIRVRYIQDAYGGKEIQRAFPYSLSRQDVEDAIFTGP
- a CDS encoding J domain-containing protein → MSKTYYAILGVTPWASEIDIRRAYRDLSKLYHPDTTQLPKDDAVENFRQINEAYATLSNAERRSAYDRRIQFSRFQYATFDNGVKSQKQTPKNLQTADDDGLPSDRPLSGGELFSLLLIGATLVACLVLVVLVALLRGDRLLPEAITPVSVFWTYFP